The Acanthochromis polyacanthus isolate Apoly-LR-REF ecotype Palm Island chromosome 17, KAUST_Apoly_ChrSc, whole genome shotgun sequence genome has a window encoding:
- the LOC110971971 gene encoding uncharacterized protein LOC110971971 — protein MLQRVAVIGAGAAGLCAARHILSHPGFCPPVVFELSDEVGGTWCYDERLGTNDNGRPIHSSMYRDLRTNLPKEVMMFPDFPFDPQLSSFIPHQEVQRYLQKYCQNHHIGPHIRFNTVVEKVEPVVMATEGEKATMMWEVTSSDSSGCQKTETFDSVFVCSGHYSDPHIPDIPGIHNFKGQVLHSHSYRFPEPFSGRSVVVLGAKASGLDISMELAEAGAQVTLSHRHPPLSFPLPAGIQESTSIVAVEDDGRIRFQDGSVGGADVLIFCTGYNYRFGFLDGAQLGVEIHDEVLWGLYRFMMPPAFPSLFFIGICKIICPFPNFNCQVQFALSVLDGSVVLPPRAQMEEEARLALQQKEQRGVERRHLLVLDWDQWEYCRVLARSAGFPPIPPVTRSLYEEVGRQRRIHPKNYRRTNYRLVSDSEWQVVD, from the exons ATGTTACAGAGGGTGGCGGTGATCGGTGCCGGTGCTGCTGGACTCTGTGCAGCCCGTCACATCCTGTCCCATCCAGGCTTCTGTCCTCCGGTGGTTTTTGAGCTCAGCGATGAGGTCGGAGGAACCTGGTGTTACGACGAGCGGCTCGGGACGAACGACAACGGACGACCGATTCACAGCAGCATGTACAGAGACCTGAG GACCAACCTGCCCAAAGAGGTGATGATGTTCCCAGACTTCCCCTTCGACCCTCAGCTGAGCAGCTTCATTCCCCATCAGGAGGTCCAGCGGTACCTGCAGAAGTACTGCCAGAACCACCACATCGGGCCGCACATCCGG TTCAACACTGTGGTGGAGAAGGTGGAGCCTGTTGTCATGGCAACGGAGGGCGAGAAGGCGACGATGATGTGGGAAGTGACGTCATCTGATTCCTCTGGATGTCAGAAAACGGAAACCTTCGACTCGGTGTTCGTCTGCTCAGG tcacTACTCGGATCCTCACATCCCTGACATCCCAGGAATACACAACTTTAAAG GACAGGTTCTCCACAGCCACTCGTACCGGTTTCCAGAACCGTTCTCGGGTCGGTCGGTGGTGGTTCTGGGAGCCAAAGCTTCGGGTCTGGACATCTCCATGGAGCTGGCTGAAGCTGGTGCTCAG GTAACTCTGAGTCATCGTCATCCTCCCCTCTCCTTCCCTCTACCTGCTGGGATCCAGGAGTCCACTTCTATCGTGGCGGTCGAAGACGACGGCAGAATTCGCTTCCAG GATGGCTCGGTGGGCGGGGCTGATGTCCTGATCTTCTGCACCGGGTATAACTACAGGTTTGGGTTCCTGGACGGAGCCCAGCTGGGCGTGGAGATCCATGACGAGGTGCTGTGGGGTTTGTACCGCTTCATGATGCCTCCTGCCTTCCCCTCGCTGTTCTTCATCGGCATCTGCAAGATCATCTGCCCCTTCCCCAACTTCAACTGCCAG GTCCAGTTTGCTCTCTCCGTGTTGGACGGTTCTGTTGTTCTTCCTCCTCGGGctcagatggaggaggaggctcGGCTGGCGCTGCAGCAGAAGGAGCAGCGAGGAGTGGAGCGGCGCCACCTGCTGGTCCTGGATTGGGACCAGTGGGAGTACTGCCGGGTCCTGGCTCGGTCCGCAGGCTTCCCTCCGATTCCTCCGGTGACCCGCAGCCTCTACGAGGAGGTCGGGAGGCAGAGAAGGATTCACCCCAAGAACTACCGAAGGACCAACTACCGGCTGGTCAGTGACAGCGAGTGGCAGGTGGTGGACTGA
- the med31 gene encoding mediator of RNA polymerase II transcription subunit 31: protein METEEQARNRFQSELEFVQCLANPNYLNFLAQRGFLRERPFINYLKYLLYWKEPEYAKFLKYPHCLHMLELLQYEHFRKELVNAQCTKFIDEQQLLHWQHYSRKRTRLQQALAEQQQPQQQPPPHGNAAAK, encoded by the exons ATGGAAACAG AGGAACAGGCCAGGAACCGGTTCCAGTCGGAGCTGGAGTTCGTCCAGTGTCTGGCAAACCCAAACTACCTCAACT TTTTGGCCCAGAGAGGATTCCTCAGAGAACGACCGTTCATCAACTACCTGAAGTACCTGCTGTACTGGAAGGAGCCCGAATACGCAAAGTTCCTCAA GTACCCCCACTGCCTCCAcatgctggagctgctgcagtacGAACACTTCAGGAAGGAGCTGGTCAACGCTCAGTGCACCAAGTTCATCGACGAGCAGCAGCTGCTCCACTGGCAGCACTACTCCAGGAAACGGACGCGGCTGCAGCAGGCGCTGgccgagcagcagcagccgcagcAGCAGCCGCCGCCGCACGGAAACGCCGCCGCCAAGTGA